In a genomic window of Staphylococcus taiwanensis:
- a CDS encoding DNA polymerase III subunit delta': MDEQQKLANAYHSNKLSHAYLFEGDDAQSMKHVAMEFAKLILCNGNQQCERKIDTYNHPDFVYVSSEENTIKKEQIEQLVHRMNQLPIEGTHKVYIIEDFEKLTVQGENSILKFLEEPPENTIAILLSTKPEQILDTIHSRCQHVYFKPSDKQHFVDKLVEQDINRAVAEMLSTYTTQLETAKDLNEEHDLIALRKVIIHWCELLLTNKPMALIAIIELLKNAKNRKLQSLTLAAVNAFFEDIMHAKIGIERNYVYTDLEAEIVKYAEQLSFNQIILMYDQITEAHKKLMQNVNPTLVFEQIVIKGVS, encoded by the coding sequence ATGGATGAACAACAAAAATTAGCTAATGCGTATCATTCAAATAAGCTATCGCATGCCTACTTGTTTGAAGGTGATGATGCACAATCAATGAAGCATGTCGCGATGGAATTTGCAAAACTTATTCTGTGCAATGGTAATCAACAATGTGAAAGAAAAATCGATACGTATAATCACCCCGATTTTGTATATGTTTCTTCAGAAGAGAATACAATTAAAAAAGAACAAATTGAACAACTTGTACATCGCATGAATCAACTTCCAATTGAAGGCACACATAAAGTATATATTATCGAAGATTTTGAAAAGTTAACTGTTCAAGGTGAAAATAGTATATTAAAATTTTTAGAAGAACCACCTGAGAATACAATAGCTATTTTATTATCAACAAAACCTGAGCAAATTCTAGATACGATTCATTCACGCTGTCAGCATGTGTATTTTAAACCAAGTGATAAACAACACTTTGTAGATAAATTAGTAGAACAAGATATTAATAGAGCAGTAGCAGAGATGCTAAGCACATATACTACACAACTAGAAACCGCGAAAGATTTAAATGAAGAACATGATTTAATTGCACTTAGGAAAGTGATCATTCATTGGTGTGAATTATTATTAACGAATAAACCGATGGCATTGATTGCTATCATTGAATTATTGAAAAATGCAAAAAATCGAAAGTTACAATCTCTTACATTGGCAGCTGTGAATGCTTTCTTTGAAGATATTATGCATGCCAAAATAGGTATTGAGCGTAACTATGTATATACAGATTTAGAAGCGGAAATTGTAAAGTATGCAGAACAATTATCGTTTAATCAAATCATATTAATGTACGACCAAATCACAGAAGCGCACAAAAAATTAATGCAAAATGTTAATCCAACGCTCGTATTTGAACAAATAGTAATTAAAGGTGTGAGTTAG
- a CDS encoding cyclic-di-AMP receptor: protein MKMIIAIVQDQDSQELSDQLVKNNFRATKLATTGGFLKAGNTTFLCGVDDDRVDDILSVIDNTCGNREQLVSPMTPMGGSADSYIPYPVEVEVGGATVFVMPVDAFHRF from the coding sequence ATGAAAATGATTATAGCGATCGTTCAAGATCAGGATAGTCAAGAACTTTCAGACCAACTCGTAAAAAATAACTTTAGAGCTACTAAATTAGCAACTACTGGTGGATTTTTAAAAGCCGGAAATACTACATTCTTATGTGGTGTTGACGACGATCGTGTAGACGATATTCTTTCAGTAATTGATAATACTTGTGGTAATAGAGAACAACTTGTTTCTCCAATGACACCAATGGGTGGTAGTGCAGACTCTTACATACCTTATCCTGTTGAAGTTGAGGTTGGAGGCGCTACAGTATTTGTAATGCCAGTCGATGCATTCCATAGATTTTAA
- a CDS encoding dTMP kinase → MSAFITFEGPEGSGKTTVLQRVSEKLAQHYQVVTTREPGGVPTGEEIRKVLLDGGKMDIRTEAMLFAASRREHLVEKVIPALRSDKIVLCDRYIDSSLAYQGYARGIGIEEVKKLNDFAINGLYPDLTIYLDITAEVGRDRILKNQRIQNRLDKEDIVFHEKVIEGYQQVIQETPNRFKVVDATRSIDEVVTETYEIILKFLK, encoded by the coding sequence ATGTCTGCATTTATAACATTTGAAGGTCCTGAGGGTTCAGGTAAAACAACAGTCTTGCAGCGTGTATCTGAAAAGTTAGCGCAACACTATCAAGTGGTTACAACTAGAGAACCTGGGGGTGTACCTACTGGTGAAGAAATTCGTAAAGTGTTGTTAGACGGTGGGAAAATGGATATCCGCACTGAAGCAATGTTGTTTGCAGCTTCAAGAAGAGAACATTTAGTGGAAAAAGTTATCCCTGCTTTGAGAAGTGATAAAATTGTCCTCTGTGATAGATATATTGATAGTTCTTTAGCTTATCAAGGGTATGCACGGGGTATAGGTATTGAAGAAGTTAAAAAATTAAATGATTTCGCAATAAATGGTCTTTATCCAGATTTAACAATTTATTTGGATATTACTGCTGAAGTTGGACGAGATAGAATCCTTAAAAATCAACGAATTCAAAATCGACTTGATAAAGAAGATATCGTATTTCATGAGAAAGTCATTGAAGGATATCAACAAGTGATTCAAGAAACACCGAATCGTTTTAAAGTGGTTGACGCAACAAGAAGTATTGATGAAGTAGTCACTGAAACTTATGAGATAATTTTAAAATTTTTAAAATAA
- a CDS encoding lysine decarboxylase, whose amino-acid sequence MKLPITEKLNQLNKQNAISLHVPGHKNMTIGHLDHLKISMDMTEITGLDDLHHPEDIILKSMENIEKHPNYDAYFLVNGTTSGILAVVQAFSEIEGNYLISRNVHKSVFHGLDLVQQPADILPMFTSDVSNQYLGPETHHFNHNQKLSIVTYPNYYGECFNIKEFVIKMHCQHIPVLVDEAHGAHFNLQHFPKSSLESNADYVVQSYHKTLPALTMGSMLFIHKNAPMKEEVIRYLGYFQTSSPSYLVMSSLEMAHQFFNDYQSELFFEKRKQFINTLKLTGFNVIEVNDALKLLIQYPGYSGYDIQTWFEQLDIYAELADDKQVLFVLPLWHKDDTYPYETLLHKISQLDLPSISNNKLETITLPTKAGIYYPQRIHSTIWVDMKEAINKVLAKHIIPYPPGVPIFLKGERITQNMIELVQDYLQKGNRVEGIIDEKILVKDE is encoded by the coding sequence ATGAAACTTCCTATTACTGAAAAATTGAATCAACTTAATAAACAAAATGCAATTTCATTACATGTACCAGGTCATAAAAATATGACAATTGGTCACTTAGATCATTTGAAAATAAGTATGGATATGACTGAAATTACTGGACTTGATGATTTGCATCATCCTGAGGACATTATATTGAAAAGTATGGAGAATATTGAAAAGCACCCCAACTATGATGCCTATTTTTTAGTCAATGGTACTACTTCTGGTATTTTAGCAGTTGTTCAAGCTTTTTCAGAAATAGAGGGAAACTATTTAATCAGTAGAAATGTACATAAATCTGTATTTCATGGTTTAGATCTTGTACAACAACCAGCAGACATATTACCAATGTTTACAAGTGATGTGAGTAATCAATATTTAGGTCCAGAGACACATCATTTTAACCATAATCAGAAACTAAGTATTGTAACTTATCCTAACTATTATGGTGAGTGTTTCAATATTAAAGAATTTGTTATTAAAATGCATTGTCAGCATATTCCAGTATTAGTTGATGAAGCCCATGGTGCACATTTTAATTTACAACATTTTCCAAAGTCATCTCTTGAGTCAAATGCGGATTATGTTGTGCAATCGTATCATAAAACGTTACCTGCACTAACAATGGGATCTATGCTATTTATTCATAAAAATGCACCAATGAAAGAAGAAGTTATCCGTTATTTGGGATACTTTCAAACGTCTAGCCCTTCTTATTTGGTAATGTCTAGTCTTGAAATGGCACATCAATTTTTTAATGATTATCAGAGTGAATTATTTTTTGAAAAAAGAAAGCAATTCATAAACACTTTGAAATTAACTGGTTTTAATGTTATTGAAGTAAATGACGCATTAAAATTATTAATTCAGTATCCAGGATATTCAGGATATGATATCCAAACTTGGTTTGAACAATTAGATATTTATGCTGAGTTAGCTGATGATAAGCAAGTTCTGTTTGTCTTACCTCTTTGGCATAAAGATGACACATATCCATACGAAACTTTATTACATAAAATTTCACAACTAGATTTACCATCTATATCAAACAATAAATTAGAAACAATAACTTTACCTACAAAAGCGGGCATATATTATCCTCAACGTATCCATTCTACAATTTGGGTCGATATGAAAGAGGCGATTAATAAAGTTTTAGCCAAACACATTATTCCTTATCCACCTGGTGTTCCTATTTTTCTAAAAGGGGAAAGAATCACTCAAAATATGATAGAATTAGTGCAAGATTATCTTCAAAAAGGTAATAGAGTTGAAGGTATTATAGATGAAAAAATTTTAGTTAAGGATGAATGA
- a CDS encoding GNAT family N-acetyltransferase, with the protein MIIRALEETDLQFVHHLNNEYSIMSYWFEEPYQSLSELQSLYHKHILDESERRFVIEENNISIGIVELVEINFVHRNCEVQIIIDSRYGNKGYAKKAFKMAIDYAFLVLNMNKVYLYVDINNKKAVHIYKNAGFHIEGELKEHFYTQGKYKDCYIMGLLKSKWIELRNGSDDLSQIH; encoded by the coding sequence ATGATTATTAGAGCTTTAGAAGAAACAGACCTACAATTCGTACATCATTTAAATAATGAATATTCTATTATGTCGTATTGGTTTGAGGAGCCGTATCAATCTTTAAGTGAATTACAAAGTTTATACCATAAACATATTCTAGATGAATCAGAGAGACGATTTGTTATTGAAGAGAATAATATCTCGATTGGTATTGTAGAGTTAGTGGAAATTAACTTTGTACATAGAAATTGCGAGGTTCAAATAATTATTGATTCACGATATGGAAATAAAGGTTATGCAAAGAAAGCGTTTAAGATGGCCATTGATTATGCATTTTTAGTTTTAAATATGAATAAAGTATATTTATATGTAGATATTAATAATAAAAAAGCAGTACATATATACAAAAATGCAGGTTTTCATATTGAAGGTGAACTTAAAGAGCATTTTTACACTCAAGGGAAATATAAAGATTGCTATATTATGGGATTACTTAAATCAAAATGGATTGAATTGCGTAATGGCAGTGATGATTTATCTCAAATTCATTAA
- the recR gene encoding recombination protein RecR: protein MHYPEPISKLIDSFMKLPGIGPKTAQRLAFHTLDMQEDDVVQFAKALVDVKRELTYCSVCGHITENDPCYICEDKQRDRSVICVVEDDKDVIAMEKMREYKGLYHVLHGSISPMDGIGPEDINIPTLIDRLKDEEVKELILAMNPNLEGESTAMYISRLVKPIGIKVTRLAQGLSVGGDLEYADEVTLSKAIAGRTEM from the coding sequence ATGCATTATCCAGAACCCATATCTAAATTAATAGATAGTTTCATGAAATTGCCAGGCATTGGCCCTAAGACGGCTCAACGTCTGGCATTTCACACTTTAGATATGCAAGAAGACGATGTTGTCCAATTTGCTAAAGCCTTAGTAGATGTTAAACGTGAGCTTACCTATTGTAGTGTTTGTGGACATATCACTGAAAATGATCCATGTTATATTTGTGAAGATAAACAAAGAGATCGTTCAGTTATATGTGTTGTCGAAGATGATAAAGATGTGATTGCCATGGAAAAGATGAGAGAATATAAAGGGCTCTATCATGTATTACATGGCTCAATCTCTCCTATGGATGGTATAGGGCCGGAAGATATTAATATTCCAACACTTATTGATAGATTAAAAGATGAAGAAGTTAAAGAGCTTATATTAGCAATGAATCCAAATCTTGAAGGTGAATCAACTGCAATGTATATTTCAAGACTTGTGAAACCAATTGGCATTAAAGTTACTAGATTGGCGCAAGGACTTTCGGTCGGTGGAGATTTAGAATATGCTGATGAAGTTACTTTATCAAAAGCAATAGCTGGTAGAACAGAAATGTAA
- a CDS encoding YbaB/EbfC family nucleoid-associated protein, with protein sequence MRGGGNMQQMMKQMQKMQKKMAQEQEKLKDERIVGTAGGGMVSVTVTGHKEVVDVEIKEEAVDPDDIEMLQDLVLAATNEAMNKADDLTQERLGKHTQGLNIPGM encoded by the coding sequence ATGCGCGGTGGCGGAAATATGCAACAAATGATGAAACAAATGCAAAAAATGCAAAAGAAAATGGCTCAGGAACAAGAAAAGCTTAAAGATGAACGTATCGTAGGTACAGCAGGTGGCGGTATGGTTTCAGTAACAGTAACTGGTCATAAAGAAGTAGTAGATGTAGAAATTAAAGAAGAAGCGGTAGATCCAGACGATATCGAAATGTTACAAGATTTAGTATTAGCTGCTACTAACGAAGCAATGAACAAAGCGGACGACTTAACTCAAGAACGTTTAGGTAAGCATACGCAAGGCTTAAACATTCCGGGAATGTAA
- the dnaX gene encoding DNA polymerase III subunit gamma/tau — protein MNYQALYRMFRPQSFEDVVGQEHVTKTLRNAISKGKQSHAYIFSGPRGTGKTSIAKVFAKAINCLNPQDGEPCNECAICKGITQGTNGDVIEIDAASNNGVDEIRNIRDKVKYAPSESKYKVYIIDEVHMLTTGAFNALLKTLEEPPAHAIFILATTEPHKIPPTIISRAQRFDFKAIGTDQIVDRLRFVAEEQKLDYDEAALEFIAKASEGGMRDALSIMDQAIAFGDDHLKLQDVLDVTGSVDEAALNELFKVVVEGDVKEAFNRYHQFIKEGKEVNRLINDMIYFVRDTIMNKTVDNQAEYDALIHFDLETLYHMIDIINDTLVSIRFSVNQNVHFEVLLVKIAEMLKSQPDTVQNVATTHVASEPNNEVLLQRMEQLENELKTLKAQGVPQSNSRNNQSAKSVSRGKRQNKNAFSMTSIAKVLDEANKEDIQLLKKHWLEVVDYAKSNDKKSLVSLLQNSIPVAASSKRVLIQFDEEIHCEIVNRDEEKRKSIENVVRNIINKDVEVVGVPSDQWMRVRSEYINNRKQHEDDDSRSDSTVEENKQETDVAQKARDLFGEETVHLIDE, from the coding sequence GTGAATTATCAAGCTTTGTATCGAATGTTTAGACCCCAAAGCTTTGAAGATGTAGTGGGACAAGAACACGTAACTAAAACATTGCGAAACGCCATATCAAAAGGCAAACAATCTCACGCATACATATTTAGTGGTCCTCGAGGTACAGGTAAAACAAGTATTGCTAAAGTATTTGCAAAAGCAATTAATTGTTTAAATCCTCAAGATGGAGAACCATGTAATGAATGTGCAATTTGTAAAGGTATCACTCAAGGTACAAATGGAGATGTCATTGAAATAGATGCTGCCAGTAATAATGGTGTAGATGAAATTAGAAATATTAGAGATAAAGTTAAATACGCACCTAGTGAATCGAAATATAAAGTATACATTATAGACGAAGTTCATATGTTAACTACAGGTGCGTTTAACGCTTTACTTAAAACGCTAGAAGAACCTCCAGCTCACGCGATTTTCATTCTAGCTACTACAGAACCTCATAAAATTCCGCCTACAATTATTTCACGAGCACAACGCTTTGATTTTAAGGCAATTGGTACAGATCAAATAGTCGACCGCTTACGCTTTGTAGCTGAAGAGCAGAAATTAGACTATGATGAAGCGGCGCTTGAATTTATTGCTAAAGCTTCAGAAGGTGGTATGCGAGACGCATTAAGTATCATGGACCAAGCAATAGCATTCGGTGATGACCACTTAAAGTTGCAGGATGTTCTCGATGTTACAGGTAGTGTCGATGAAGCAGCGTTAAATGAATTGTTCAAAGTAGTAGTTGAAGGTGATGTGAAAGAAGCGTTTAATCGATATCATCAATTTATTAAAGAAGGTAAAGAAGTAAACCGTCTAATTAATGATATGATTTACTTTGTGCGTGACACCATTATGAATAAGACAGTGGATAATCAAGCAGAATATGATGCGTTAATCCACTTTGACTTAGAAACGCTATACCATATGATTGATATTATTAATGATACATTAGTATCGATTCGATTTAGTGTTAATCAGAATGTTCATTTTGAAGTATTATTAGTGAAAATTGCTGAAATGTTAAAATCTCAACCTGATACTGTACAAAATGTGGCGACAACTCATGTGGCATCAGAACCAAATAATGAAGTATTGTTGCAACGCATGGAACAACTGGAAAATGAATTAAAAACATTGAAAGCGCAAGGTGTGCCACAGTCAAATTCAAGAAATAACCAAAGTGCTAAGTCTGTTTCTCGAGGTAAGCGCCAAAATAAAAATGCGTTCTCTATGACTAGTATTGCTAAAGTATTGGATGAAGCAAATAAAGAAGATATTCAATTGCTGAAAAAACATTGGTTAGAAGTCGTTGATTATGCCAAAAGTAATGATAAAAAGTCTTTAGTTAGTCTTTTACAAAATTCTATACCAGTTGCAGCGAGTTCGAAACGCGTGTTAATTCAATTTGATGAAGAAATACACTGTGAAATTGTTAATAGAGACGAAGAAAAACGAAAAAGTATTGAAAATGTCGTTAGAAATATTATAAATAAAGATGTTGAAGTCGTGGGTGTGCCATCTGACCAATGGATGAGAGTACGCTCAGAGTATATTAATAATAGAAAACAACACGAAGACGATGATAGTCGATCAGATAGTACAGTTGAAGAAAATAAACAAGAAACGGATGTAGCTCAAAAAGCACGTGATTTATTCGGAGAAGAAACCGTACATTTAATAGATGAATAA
- a CDS encoding N-acetyltransferase gives MQIYLSTLTEMDYAETLDKIETNYDAHSKNGKAQRELVKTLRQTPTYNYELEVIAKNEDGDVVGHIMLSEIDLVDNEDRYKALELVSLIVDDTVRNEGLGKALVQAVEERAKSQHYTTIIVSCDTSYFEQLGYELATDHDIFSKETNQSDLRVKFLWDQLNEYPHGTVQNADFV, from the coding sequence ATGCAAATTTACTTAAGTACATTAACTGAAATGGACTACGCAGAAACATTGGATAAAATCGAAACAAATTATGATGCACACTCAAAAAATGGTAAGGCACAACGTGAACTTGTTAAGACGTTGCGACAAACACCGACTTATAATTATGAACTTGAAGTGATTGCTAAAAATGAAGACGGTGACGTCGTAGGCCATATTATGTTAAGTGAAATAGATTTAGTTGATAATGAAGATAGATATAAGGCGTTAGAATTAGTTTCATTGATTGTAGATGATACTGTGCGTAATGAAGGTTTAGGTAAAGCGTTAGTTCAAGCAGTTGAAGAACGAGCCAAATCTCAACATTATACGACTATCATTGTGAGCTGTGATACTAGTTATTTTGAGCAATTAGGATATGAACTAGCAACAGACCATGATATTTTCTCTAAAGAAACAAATCAATCAGATTTGCGAGTGAAATTCTTATGGGATCAACTAAATGAGTATCCACATGGCACAGTACAAAATGCCGATTTTGTTTAG